In Luteitalea sp. TBR-22, one genomic interval encodes:
- a CDS encoding phosphomannomutase/phosphoglucomutase yields MADVNVVNPSIFKAYDVRGLYPSEVNETAAHDIGGAFVTYLKAKRIAVTRDMRTSSPGLADAFIEGARQQGCDVVDYGMMPTDVMYFAVCRDGLDGGAQITASHNPKEYNGIKLVEKGAKPLSGEQGLKEIREMIMARELPPSTPTIGGYERGDVLDDYLAHIFRFIDPSIIKPFNCVLDAGSGMGGLVGPRIFARLPCRTTHVAMEVDGTFPHHESNPLIEENRRTATRTVLEQKADIGIAWDGDADRCFFIDGTGEFVSGDFVTALLAEAFLLKFPGEKIIYDVRASYAVKDIVGQYGGTAIMSRVGHAFIKQRMRAENAIFGGEVTGHYYFRDNFYADNGFIPVLLILELMSRKGKTLAELLAPLREKYFISGEINTKLATMELADEKIALLGEKYKDAHVYHLDGVSVEYPDWHFNVRKSNTEPLLRLNLEGVTQAIMEQRRDEILGIIRG; encoded by the coding sequence ATGGCAGACGTGAACGTCGTCAACCCCTCGATCTTCAAGGCCTACGACGTGCGGGGCCTCTATCCGTCGGAGGTCAACGAGACCGCCGCCCATGACATCGGCGGCGCGTTCGTGACCTACCTGAAGGCGAAGCGCATCGCGGTCACGCGCGACATGCGCACTTCGTCGCCCGGCCTGGCCGACGCGTTCATCGAGGGCGCGCGCCAGCAGGGCTGCGACGTCGTCGATTACGGAATGATGCCGACCGACGTGATGTACTTCGCGGTGTGCCGCGACGGGCTGGACGGCGGCGCGCAGATCACCGCGTCGCACAACCCGAAGGAATACAACGGCATCAAGCTCGTGGAGAAGGGCGCCAAGCCGCTCAGCGGCGAGCAGGGCCTCAAGGAAATCCGCGAGATGATCATGGCCCGCGAGCTGCCGCCGTCGACGCCGACGATCGGCGGCTACGAGCGCGGCGACGTGCTCGACGACTACCTCGCGCACATCTTCCGGTTCATCGACCCGTCGATCATCAAGCCGTTCAACTGCGTGCTCGACGCCGGCAGCGGCATGGGCGGGCTCGTCGGTCCGCGGATCTTCGCGCGGCTCCCCTGCCGGACGACGCACGTGGCGATGGAGGTGGACGGCACGTTCCCCCACCACGAGTCCAACCCGCTCATCGAGGAGAACCGCCGCACGGCCACCCGCACGGTGCTCGAGCAGAAGGCCGACATCGGCATCGCCTGGGACGGCGACGCTGACCGCTGCTTCTTCATCGACGGGACCGGCGAGTTCGTGTCGGGCGACTTCGTCACCGCGCTCCTCGCCGAGGCGTTCCTGCTGAAGTTCCCGGGCGAGAAGATCATCTACGACGTCCGTGCCAGCTACGCCGTGAAGGACATCGTCGGGCAGTACGGCGGGACGGCGATCATGAGCCGCGTGGGTCATGCGTTCATCAAGCAGCGCATGCGCGCCGAGAACGCGATCTTCGGCGGCGAGGTCACGGGGCACTACTACTTCCGCGACAACTTCTACGCCGACAACGGCTTCATTCCGGTGCTGTTGATCCTGGAGCTGATGTCGCGCAAGGGCAAGACGTTGGCCGAGCTGCTCGCGCCGCTGCGCGAGAAGTACTTCATCTCCGGCGAGATCAACACGAAGCTGGCGACGATGGAACTGGCCGACGAGAAGATCGCGCTGCTCGGCGAGAAGTACAAGGACGCCCACGTGTACCACCTGGACGGCGTGTCGGTGGAGTACCCGGACTGGCACTTCAACGTGCGCAAGTCCAACACCGAGCCGCTGCTCCGCCTCAACCTCGAGGGCGTGACGCAGGCGATCATGGAGCAGCGTCGCGACGAGATCCTGGGCATCATCAGGGGCTGA
- a CDS encoding sugar phosphate nucleotidyltransferase translates to MKAILLAGGKGTRLRPLTLNTPKPIVPIFNRPFLMYQLDQLRRVPEITEVILSLNYQPRRIEETFGDGEALGIKISYAVEPQPLGTGGAIKFSAQTVQDSVIVLNGDVLQQIDLQAVIARHRERKAKATIVLTPVDNPSAYGLVETDAEGNVRRFLEKPKADEITCNTINAGIYVLEPETLDRIPANENYSIERQYFPSLVANGETFVAYVNDGYWIDIGTPEKYRQVHRDIMDGRYQAAPFLDAPGGVVDLGARLEDDVQIEGPCFLDEGVVVRRGARLGPYAVLGRQCQVDDQAQVRDSVVWANTVVGAESSLDGALVGRNCHVGRNTVLSEGRMLGDRSTVTDFSKL, encoded by the coding sequence ATGAAGGCCATCCTGCTGGCCGGAGGCAAGGGCACGCGCCTCCGTCCCCTCACGCTGAACACCCCCAAGCCCATCGTCCCGATCTTCAACCGGCCGTTCCTGATGTACCAGCTGGACCAGCTGCGTCGGGTGCCGGAGATCACCGAGGTGATCCTGAGCCTCAACTACCAGCCGAGGCGCATCGAGGAGACCTTCGGCGACGGCGAGGCGCTCGGGATCAAGATTTCTTACGCCGTGGAGCCGCAGCCGCTCGGCACCGGCGGGGCCATCAAGTTCTCGGCCCAGACGGTCCAGGACTCGGTCATCGTGCTCAACGGCGACGTGCTGCAGCAGATCGACCTGCAGGCCGTGATCGCGCGGCACCGCGAGCGCAAGGCGAAGGCGACGATCGTGCTGACGCCGGTGGACAACCCCAGCGCGTACGGCCTGGTGGAGACCGACGCCGAGGGCAACGTCAGGCGTTTCCTCGAGAAGCCGAAGGCCGACGAGATCACCTGCAACACGATCAACGCCGGCATCTACGTGCTCGAGCCAGAGACGCTCGATCGCATCCCGGCCAACGAGAACTACTCGATCGAGCGCCAGTACTTCCCGTCGCTGGTGGCCAACGGCGAGACGTTCGTGGCGTACGTCAACGACGGCTACTGGATCGACATCGGCACGCCCGAGAAGTACCGGCAGGTGCACCGCGACATCATGGACGGTCGCTACCAGGCTGCCCCGTTCCTCGATGCGCCGGGCGGCGTGGTGGACCTCGGCGCCCGCCTGGAAGACGACGTGCAGATCGAGGGGCCCTGCTTCCTCGACGAGGGCGTGGTGGTCAGGCGCGGCGCGCGCCTCGGCCCGTACGCGGTCCTCGGTCGCCAGTGCCAGGTGGACGACCAGGCGCAGGTGCGCGACTCGGTGGTGTGGGCCAACACGGTCGTGGGCGCCGAGTCGAGCCTCGACGGCGCGCTGGTCGGCCGCAACTGCCACGTCGGGCGCAACACCGTGCTGAGCGAGGGCCGGATGCTCGGCGATCGCAGCACCGTCACCGACTTCAGCAAGCTCTGA
- the pgsA gene encoding CDP-diacylglycerol--glycerol-3-phosphate 3-phosphatidyltransferase, which yields MLNLPNILSAVRIVLVPILVVVMLTPPRSWEWTGLGHNWLGALIFGLASLTDLADGWLARRNRQVTALGQWLDPLADKLLVLGALISLVQLERAPAWMVTILVGRELAVTGLRSVATARGVAMPASDLGKRKMAAQVTAILGLLLAPSVPFPLNWVGTVALWVMLALAIWSAVDYYRRFSAVLKND from the coding sequence ATGCTGAACCTCCCGAACATCCTCTCGGCCGTGCGGATCGTGCTCGTGCCGATCCTGGTCGTGGTGATGCTCACGCCTCCGCGCAGCTGGGAGTGGACCGGGCTGGGGCACAACTGGCTGGGGGCGCTGATCTTCGGCCTGGCCTCGCTGACCGACCTCGCCGACGGCTGGCTCGCCAGGCGCAATCGCCAGGTGACGGCGCTGGGCCAGTGGCTCGATCCGCTCGCCGACAAGCTCCTCGTGCTCGGCGCGCTCATCTCGCTCGTGCAGCTCGAACGCGCGCCGGCCTGGATGGTCACCATCCTGGTCGGCCGTGAGCTCGCGGTGACGGGGCTGCGCAGCGTCGCCACGGCGCGGGGCGTCGCCATGCCGGCCTCCGACCTCGGCAAGCGCAAGATGGCCGCGCAGGTCACCGCGATTCTCGGATTGCTGTTGGCGCCGAGCGTGCCGTTCCCCTTGAACTGGGTGGGCACCGTCGCGCTGTGGGTGATGCTGGCGCTGGCGATCTGGTCGGCGGTGGACTACTACCGACGCTTCAGCGCGGTGCTGAAGAACGACTGA
- a CDS encoding CBM20 domain-containing protein, translating into MTVTFTVTVPSTTEATGRQVYIAGSLNRLDGGLPEWNPGGVVLSRLNATTWRITLTGTEGTALEYKYTLGTWEYTEKDDSCAELPNRQLTLTYGSSGVQSWNDTVMQWRNVAPCGN; encoded by the coding sequence GTGACCGTCACATTCACGGTCACCGTTCCCTCGACCACCGAGGCCACCGGTCGGCAGGTGTACATCGCCGGCTCCCTCAATCGGCTCGACGGCGGGCTGCCGGAATGGAACCCCGGCGGTGTGGTGCTGTCGCGCCTGAACGCCACCACATGGCGGATCACCCTCACGGGCACGGAAGGGACGGCGCTGGAGTACAAGTACACGCTCGGCACCTGGGAGTACACCGAGAAGGACGACTCGTGTGCCGAGCTCCCGAACCGTCAGCTGACGCTGACCTATGGAAGCTCTGGCGTCCAGTCGTGGAACGACACCGTGATGCAGTGGCGCAACGTCGCGCCCTGCGGCAACTGA